A DNA window from Gorilla gorilla gorilla isolate KB3781 chromosome 6, NHGRI_mGorGor1-v2.1_pri, whole genome shotgun sequence contains the following coding sequences:
- the TMEM225B gene encoding transmembrane protein 225B — translation MLTLEDKDMKGFSWAIVPALTSLGYLLILVVSIFPFWVRLTNKESHEVFFSGLFENCFNAKCWKPRPLSIYIILGRVFLLSAVFLAFVTTFIMMPFASEFFPRTWKQNFVLACISFFTGACAFLALVLHALEIEALRMKLGPLQFSVLWPYYVLGFGIFLFIVAGTICLIQEMVCPCWHLLSTSQSMEEDHGSLYLDNLESLGGEPSSVQKETQVTAETVI, via the exons ATGCTGACGTTAGAGGACAAGGACATGAAGGGATTCTCCTGGGCCATAGTCCCAGCCTTAACCTCCCTAGGCTACCTGCTTATACTGGTGGTCTCCATCTTTCCCTTCTGGGTGCGACTGACGAACAAGGAGTCCCACGAAGTCTTTTTCAGTGGCCTATTTGAGAACTGCTTCAATGCCAAATGCTGGAAGCCTCGACCGTTATCCA TTTACATCATCCTCGGCCGGGTTTTCCTGCTCTCTGCAGTTTTCTTGGCTTTCGTCACCACCTTCATCATGATGCCCTTTGCATCCGAGTTCTTCCCAAGGACCTGGAAGCAAAACTTTGTGTTAGCCTGCATCAGCTTCTTCACAG GGGCCTGTGCCTTCCTGGCTTTGGTGCTGCATGCCCTGGAGATCGAGGCTCTGAGGATGAAGCTCGGCCCCCTGCAGTTCTCCGTGCTGTGGCCTTACTACGTGCTGGGCTTTGGCATCTTTCTGTTCATAGTGGCTG GTACCATCTGCCTCATTCAAGAAATGGTTTGCCCTTGCTGGCACTTGTTGTCCACTTCCCAGAGTATGGAGGAGGACCATGGGAGCCTGTACCTGGACAATCTGGAGAGTTTGGGAGGAGAACCGAGCTCAGTACAAAAGGAGACACAGGTGACAGCAGAAACAGTCATCTAG